A stretch of the Planctomycetota bacterium genome encodes the following:
- a CDS encoding ATP synthase F0 subunit C codes for MALAQEAPLEVQVAEAAAVPTHYGFAAIGAGIALIGGGIGLGLVGKGAVESIARQPEAGGTIGQNMIIVAGLIEGATLVGALVGLLVVLIR; via the coding sequence ATGGCCCTCGCCCAGGAAGCGCCCCTCGAAGTCCAGGTCGCCGAGGCGGCCGCCGTGCCCACCCACTACGGCTTCGCGGCCATCGGTGCCGGCATCGCCCTCATCGGCGGCGGCATCGGACTGGGCCTGGTCGGCAAGGGCGCGGTCGAGTCCATCGCCCGCCAGCCCGAGGCCGGCGGCACCATCGGCCAGAACATGATCATCGTTGCCGGCCTGATCGAGGGTGCCACGCTCGTCGGCGCCCTGGTGGGCCTGCTGGTCGTGCTCATCCGCTAA
- a CDS encoding MoxR family ATPase has protein sequence MADPIAALRENIASVFLGNPAAVDRVIRTMLARGHLLIEDVPGVGKTVLASAIARSVQGEFSRVQMTPDLLPSDIIGVSIFERDTGEFVFKRGPVFANVVLADEINRTTPRTQTALLEAMSEATVSVDGVSYALPRPFMVIATQNPYEFEGTYLLPENQLDRFLMRSRLGYPEPATELRVLQSRPARNALPTLEPVMDLDTLSELQSRVDAVTVDDRILEYVIAIARATRASPDLRLGLSPRGSLALTQVARATAMIAGRDYVIPEDVLENVPYVCAHRIIVRGAMEQADGGEAEAILEQLLQTVEAPT, from the coding sequence ATGGCCGATCCGATCGCGGCCCTCCGCGAGAACATCGCCTCGGTCTTCCTGGGCAATCCGGCGGCGGTGGATCGGGTGATCCGCACGATGCTGGCCCGGGGTCACCTGCTCATCGAGGACGTGCCGGGCGTGGGCAAGACGGTGCTGGCCAGCGCCATCGCGCGCAGCGTGCAGGGCGAGTTCTCCCGCGTGCAGATGACCCCCGACCTGCTGCCCAGCGACATCATCGGCGTGAGCATCTTCGAGCGGGACACGGGCGAGTTCGTGTTCAAGCGGGGGCCGGTCTTCGCCAATGTCGTGCTGGCCGACGAGATCAACCGGACGACGCCCCGGACGCAGACGGCGCTGCTCGAGGCGATGAGCGAGGCGACCGTGAGCGTCGACGGCGTGTCCTACGCGCTGCCCCGGCCGTTCATGGTGATCGCGACGCAGAACCCCTACGAGTTCGAGGGCACGTACCTGCTGCCCGAGAACCAGCTCGATCGCTTCCTGATGCGCTCGCGGCTGGGTTACCCCGAGCCCGCGACGGAGCTGCGGGTGCTGCAGAGCCGGCCGGCGCGCAACGCGCTGCCGACGCTCGAGCCCGTCATGGACCTCGACACGCTCTCGGAGCTGCAGTCCCGCGTGGACGCGGTCACGGTGGACGATCGGATCCTGGAGTACGTCATCGCGATCGCGCGGGCGACGCGCGCGTCGCCGGATCTGCGGCTGGGGCTGTCGCCGCGCGGCTCGCTGGCGCTGACGCAGGTGGCGCGGGCGACTGCGATGATCGCCGGCCGGGACTACGTGATCCCCGAGGATGTGCTCGAGAACGTGCCGTACGTGTGCGCGCACCGGATCATCGTGCGGGGCGCGATGGAGCAGGCCGACGGCGGCGAGGCCGAGGCCATCCTCGAGCAGCTGCTGCAGACCGTCGAAGCCCCGACCTGA
- the atpB gene encoding F0F1 ATP synthase subunit A: MPLSAEFLAPMLAAAEAGGVPSPVDHIVVHPFLNVGGWWIWSSATANLLISGVLMLLLGMFVAKRIRTGPSTQGEQAYLTKGKFASMVEVLIVALRDQFIRPVLGERADRFLPFLLCVFFFILINNLLGMIPLLDINMLINFYAVESGLASGPKWKDLHIAPFGGTATQSIWVTGGLALVAGLVINIAGVMRLGVGEYAKHLTAGTPVYLWPIMVPVEIMGTLIKPIALALRLFAVMTAGHILLAVMFVFVELIARATSLGIIVAIPLWIPVLFMAVFIFVLEVFVSFLQALIFMFLTAVFISLLDHHGDHAHEHDTHVPSAAQPA, encoded by the coding sequence ATGCCCCTGAGCGCCGAGTTCCTCGCGCCGATGCTCGCCGCCGCCGAGGCCGGCGGCGTGCCGAGCCCCGTCGACCACATCGTGGTCCACCCGTTCCTCAACGTCGGCGGCTGGTGGATCTGGTCGTCGGCAACCGCCAACCTGCTCATCTCGGGCGTGCTCATGCTGCTGCTAGGCATGTTCGTGGCCAAGCGCATCCGCACCGGGCCGAGCACGCAGGGCGAGCAGGCCTACCTCACCAAGGGCAAGTTCGCCTCCATGGTCGAGGTGCTCATCGTCGCGCTGCGGGACCAGTTCATCCGCCCGGTGCTGGGCGAACGGGCCGACCGCTTCCTGCCCTTCCTGCTGTGCGTCTTCTTCTTCATCCTCATCAACAACCTGCTGGGCATGATCCCGCTGCTCGACATCAACATGCTCATCAACTTCTACGCGGTCGAGTCCGGCCTGGCCTCGGGACCGAAGTGGAAGGACCTGCACATCGCCCCCTTCGGCGGCACCGCGACGCAGAGCATCTGGGTCACCGGCGGGCTCGCCCTGGTCGCGGGCCTGGTCATCAACATCGCCGGCGTCATGCGGCTGGGCGTGGGCGAGTACGCCAAGCACCTCACCGCGGGCACCCCGGTCTACCTGTGGCCCATCATGGTTCCGGTCGAGATCATGGGCACGCTGATCAAGCCCATCGCGCTCGCCCTGCGTCTATTCGCGGTCATGACGGCGGGCCACATCCTCCTGGCGGTCATGTTCGTCTTCGTCGAGCTGATCGCCCGCGCCACCAGCCTCGGGATCATCGTGGCCATCCCGTTGTGGATCCCGGTGCTGTTCATGGCCGTCTTCATCTTCGTGCTGGAGGTCTTCGTCAGCTTCCTCCAGGCCCTCATCTTTATGTTCCTCACCGCGGTCTTCATTAGCCTGCTGGACCACCACGGCGACCACGCCCACGAGCACGACACCCACGTACCTTCCGCGGCGCAGCCCGCGTAA